In a single window of the Streptomyces sp. CGMCC 4.7035 genome:
- a CDS encoding acyl-CoA dehydrogenase family protein, protein MAASTHNVTNQAPPLVAYDVFTADRALLEAVERHLDPTLLDEARAELSALGRSAGSVQAQEWGVQANEYPPRLRSHDRYGNRIDEVDFHPAWHRLLGKGVAAGLTAAWARPGGHVRRAAAFVVWTQAEAGHGCPLSMTHAAVPALRTDPVLAAEWEPRLTSMVYERGLRPAAQKAGVIFGMGMTEKQGGSDVRANTTEARPLAEDGTYELTGHKWFCSAPMSDGFLVLAQAPGGLTCFLVPRVLEDGTRNVFMIQRLKDKLGNRSNASSEVEFDGTWARRVGDEGRGVRTIIEMVAATRLDCVLGSASLMRQAVAQAIHHCTYREAFGGRLLDKPLMRNVLADLALESEAATVLGLRLAAAYDDGSEQERAFLRLAVPAAKYWVTKRCTPVVAEASECLGGNGYVEESGMPRLLRESPLNSIWEGAGNVQALDVLRALQREPHALNAYLQEVGRARGADHRLDGAIKNLLTELADLEGIEARARRLVERIALVLQGALLVQYAPPEVADAFCASRLGGDWGTAFGTLPHSLDLATAVERARPVA, encoded by the coding sequence ATGGCAGCCAGCACGCACAACGTGACCAACCAGGCTCCGCCGCTGGTCGCATATGACGTCTTCACCGCCGACCGCGCTCTCCTGGAGGCCGTCGAGCGGCATCTGGACCCCACGCTCCTCGACGAGGCCCGTGCCGAGTTGTCGGCGCTCGGGCGCAGCGCCGGCTCCGTCCAGGCGCAGGAGTGGGGGGTGCAGGCCAACGAGTACCCGCCGAGGCTGCGGAGCCACGACCGCTACGGCAACCGTATCGACGAGGTCGACTTCCATCCGGCCTGGCACCGGCTGCTGGGCAAGGGGGTCGCCGCCGGGCTGACGGCGGCCTGGGCGCGCCCGGGCGGGCATGTGCGCCGGGCGGCGGCGTTCGTGGTCTGGACGCAGGCCGAGGCGGGCCACGGCTGTCCGCTGTCGATGACCCATGCCGCGGTGCCCGCCCTGCGCACGGATCCGGTGCTCGCCGCCGAGTGGGAGCCCCGGCTGACCTCGATGGTCTACGAACGGGGTCTGCGTCCCGCCGCTCAGAAGGCCGGTGTCATCTTCGGCATGGGCATGACGGAGAAGCAGGGCGGCAGCGACGTACGCGCCAACACGACCGAGGCCCGGCCGCTGGCCGAGGACGGGACGTACGAGCTGACGGGGCACAAGTGGTTCTGCTCGGCGCCCATGTCGGACGGGTTCCTGGTGCTGGCGCAGGCGCCGGGCGGGCTCACCTGTTTCCTCGTGCCGCGCGTGCTGGAGGACGGCACGCGGAACGTGTTCATGATCCAGCGGCTGAAGGACAAGCTCGGCAACCGGTCCAACGCCTCCAGCGAGGTCGAGTTCGACGGCACCTGGGCGCGCCGCGTCGGCGACGAGGGACGCGGGGTGCGCACCATCATCGAGATGGTCGCGGCGACGAGGCTCGACTGCGTTCTCGGCTCGGCGTCGCTGATGCGGCAGGCGGTGGCGCAGGCGATCCACCACTGCACCTACCGGGAGGCGTTCGGCGGCAGGCTCCTCGACAAGCCGCTGATGCGCAACGTGCTGGCCGATCTGGCCCTGGAGTCGGAGGCGGCGACGGTGCTGGGGCTGCGGCTCGCGGCGGCGTACGACGACGGGAGCGAGCAGGAGCGGGCGTTCCTGCGGCTCGCGGTGCCGGCCGCCAAGTACTGGGTGACCAAGCGCTGCACGCCGGTGGTGGCGGAGGCGTCGGAGTGCCTGGGCGGCAACGGTTACGTCGAGGAGTCCGGTATGCCCCGGCTGTTGCGCGAGTCGCCGCTCAACTCCATCTGGGAGGGCGCGGGCAACGTCCAGGCGCTCGATGTGCTGCGTGCGCTCCAGCGCGAACCGCACGCCTTGAACGCCTACCTCCAGGAGGTCGGGCGGGCGCGCGGCGCCGATCACCGGCTGGACGGCGCGATCAAGAACCTGCTCACCGAACTCGCCGACCTGGAGGGCATCGAGGCGCGGGCTCGTCGCCTGGTGGAACGGATCGCGCTGGTGCTCCAGGGGGCGCTGCTGGTCCAGTACGCGCCCCCGGAGGTCGCCGACGCCTTCTGCGCCTCCCGCCTGGGCGGGGACTGGGGCACGGCCTTCGGCACGCTGCCGCACAGCCTGGATCTGGCCACCGCGGTGGAACGGGCGCGTCCGGTCGCCTGA
- a CDS encoding YihY/virulence factor BrkB family protein, translating into MQSAASETPEQPSGRLHRARALYRNVSKRRTAWLLLKDTVNSCMEYRILGLAAEAAFFTLLSVPPLLLSLIGLLGYVDDWTGADTIQSLENNLLEASRTVLSDKGVTEIAQPILHDVMKGGRPDVISIGFLFALWSGSRAVNVFIDTITVMYGLDGTRGIVKTRLLAFVLFIVALLIGSVALPLMVAGPDAVVNIVPWSTTVVQVLYWPVVIVLSVVFLTTLYHVSVPVRSPWVEDVPGALVALAMWVLGSFLLRIYLTHTVEGPTIYGSLAAPVAVLLWIGVSAFAVLVGAAVNAAIDRVWPAAATAAARAENERLRQEQAAEYVAWAAAARVADPEDPDMPSEFPERWSRFLPPEDVTSRLRTNVRSAHQQPQHAPRQPHKGEGEGD; encoded by the coding sequence GTGCAGTCAGCAGCAAGTGAAACCCCCGAGCAGCCGTCCGGTCGGCTCCACCGGGCGCGTGCCCTCTACCGGAATGTCTCCAAGCGCAGGACCGCCTGGCTGTTGCTGAAGGACACGGTCAACTCCTGCATGGAGTACCGCATTCTGGGTCTCGCGGCCGAGGCGGCGTTCTTCACGCTGCTGTCCGTGCCGCCGCTGCTGCTGAGCCTCATCGGGCTGCTCGGATACGTCGACGACTGGACCGGCGCCGACACCATCCAGAGCCTGGAGAACAACCTCCTGGAGGCGTCTCGCACCGTTCTGTCCGACAAGGGTGTCACGGAGATCGCCCAGCCGATCCTGCACGACGTGATGAAGGGCGGCCGCCCCGACGTCATCTCCATCGGCTTCCTGTTCGCCCTGTGGTCCGGCTCGCGGGCCGTGAACGTCTTCATCGACACGATCACGGTGATGTACGGGCTCGACGGCACCCGGGGCATCGTCAAGACCCGGCTGCTCGCCTTCGTCCTCTTCATCGTGGCGCTGCTGATCGGCTCGGTCGCGCTGCCGCTGATGGTGGCGGGGCCGGACGCGGTGGTGAACATCGTGCCCTGGTCGACGACGGTGGTGCAGGTCCTGTACTGGCCGGTGGTCATCGTTCTGTCGGTCGTGTTCCTGACAACGCTGTACCACGTGTCGGTGCCGGTGCGCTCCCCCTGGGTGGAGGACGTACCCGGTGCCCTGGTGGCGCTCGCGATGTGGGTGCTGGGCAGCTTCCTCCTGCGCATCTACCTCACGCACACGGTCGAGGGGCCGACCATCTACGGTTCGCTGGCCGCGCCCGTCGCCGTGCTGCTGTGGATCGGTGTGTCCGCCTTCGCGGTCCTCGTCGGCGCCGCCGTCAACGCGGCGATCGACCGGGTGTGGCCGGCCGCGGCGACGGCGGCCGCGCGCGCGGAGAACGAGCGGCTGCGCCAGGAGCAGGCCGCGGAGTACGTGGCATGGGCGGCCGCGGCCCGTGTCGCCGACCCCGAGGACCCGGACATGCCGTCCGAGTTCCCGGAGCGCTGGTCCCGCTTCCTGCCCCCGGAGGACGTCACCTCCCGCCTGCGGACGAATGTGCGCAGCGCCCACCAGCAGCCACAACACGCACCTCGGCAGCCGCACAAGGGGGAGGGTGAGGGGGACTGA